A stretch of Pseudoclavibacter chungangensis DNA encodes these proteins:
- a CDS encoding TadE family type IV pilus minor pilin — protein MTAEVAIAMPAVALVLALCLGGVHAVGQQVRLQDAASVAARALGRGEAESSARALVAATVPGATLETDRSVELVCATASANVRLVGAPTPIEIGARACAPTAGR, from the coding sequence GTGACCGCGGAGGTCGCGATCGCGATGCCCGCCGTCGCGCTCGTGCTCGCACTGTGTCTCGGGGGTGTGCACGCCGTCGGGCAACAGGTTCGACTGCAGGACGCCGCCTCCGTCGCGGCTCGCGCACTCGGCCGAGGCGAGGCGGAGTCGTCCGCCCGCGCGCTCGTTGCCGCGACCGTGCCCGGTGCGACGCTCGAAACCGATCGATCCGTGGAGCTCGTGTGCGCGACGGCATCGGCGAACGTGCGTCTCGTCGGTGCGCCGACGCCGATCGAGATCGGGGCGAGGGCGTGCGCGCCCACGGCGGGTCGATGA
- a CDS encoding DUF4244 domain-containing protein — MARHARSALRPLHDEGGAATAEYAIATMAAVAFAGLLVAIMRSDEVRELLTDLVRRALTIDV; from the coding sequence ATCGCTCGCCACGCGCGCTCCGCGCTCCGTCCGCTCCACGACGAGGGCGGCGCGGCCACGGCGGAGTACGCCATCGCGACGATGGCGGCGGTCGCGTTCGCGGGGCTCCTCGTCGCGATCATGCGCAGCGACGAGGTGCGGGAACTGCTCACGGACCTCGTCCGCCGTGCGCTCACGATCGACGTCTGA
- a CDS encoding type II secretion system F family protein, which yields MTNSTSQAERVAVTVDRLATLLTAGSPPALAWAVVASYAARDSRERPRPRLLARLRGTPAGDDVQEVGGSRGGRWRVPEANRSRRPTGPSRVETAVARALRDGRGVAEVLRDEQCETWRTLGCAWELAERGGGPLAASLTALASGFRDDAAARRDIETALAAPRATAGLVMALPLVGLLLCAAIGPDGLLLLVTTPLGGALLGAAVALLLLARVWNRALIARATPGAERPGLALDLVALVLRGGGAPEDARSRVARALERFRLVSDLEACDDVLGLAAAAGVPAARLLRGEAALARRRARAEAERRAATLSVLLVLPLGVCVLPAFVAVGVVPLIASIIGGTVFVP from the coding sequence ATGACGAACTCGACATCGCAGGCCGAACGCGTGGCCGTGACCGTCGACCGGCTCGCGACCCTCCTCACCGCCGGCTCGCCGCCCGCCCTCGCGTGGGCGGTCGTCGCGAGCTACGCCGCGCGTGATTCGCGAGAGCGTCCTCGCCCCCGGCTCCTCGCCCGACTCCGCGGAACGCCCGCGGGCGACGACGTGCAGGAGGTCGGTGGCTCGCGCGGGGGCCGGTGGCGTGTGCCGGAGGCGAACCGGTCACGTCGACCGACCGGACCGAGCCGGGTCGAGACGGCCGTCGCCCGTGCGCTGCGCGACGGGCGCGGGGTCGCCGAGGTCCTTCGGGACGAGCAGTGCGAGACCTGGCGGACGCTCGGCTGCGCGTGGGAGCTCGCCGAACGCGGCGGTGGGCCGCTCGCCGCGAGCCTGACCGCACTCGCGTCCGGCTTCCGCGACGACGCGGCGGCCCGCCGCGACATCGAGACCGCGCTCGCGGCACCGCGCGCCACGGCGGGCCTCGTCATGGCGCTCCCGCTCGTCGGGCTGCTGCTGTGCGCCGCGATCGGTCCCGACGGCCTGCTGTTGCTCGTCACGACACCCCTCGGAGGGGCACTGCTCGGCGCTGCCGTCGCCCTGCTCCTCCTCGCCCGCGTGTGGAATCGGGCCCTCATCGCCCGGGCGACACCCGGTGCGGAACGGCCCGGCCTCGCGCTCGACCTCGTCGCGCTCGTCCTGCGCGGCGGCGGTGCGCCCGAGGACGCCCGTTCGCGCGTCGCGCGGGCCCTTGAGCGGTTCCGTCTCGTGTCGGACCTCGAGGCCTGTGACGACGTGCTCGGGCTCGCGGCCGCGGCCGGGGTGCCGGCCGCGCGGCTCCTCCGGGGTGAGGCGGCATTGGCCCGTCGCCGCGCGCGCGCCGAAGCGGAACGACGTGCGGCGACGCTGTCGGTGCTGCTCGTGCTCCCGCTCGGCGTGTGTGTGCTGCCCGCGTTCGTCGCCGTCGGCGTCGTGCCGCTCATCGCCTCGATCATCGGCGGGACGGTGTTCGTTCCGTGA